A genomic region of Gossypium hirsutum isolate 1008001.06 chromosome D01, Gossypium_hirsutum_v2.1, whole genome shotgun sequence contains the following coding sequences:
- the LOC107942902 gene encoding uncharacterized protein, translating into MYDKEFVIHSDHEVLKHIKGQHKQGKRHAKWVEYLESFPYITKYKKGKENIVADALSRSYTLLSYLDSKLLGFALVKDLYATNDDFGELFVACENVAVDKFYRCDGFLFKEGKLCVPRSSVRELLVNEVHIRGLMGHFDVEKTLATLQEHFYWPKMKRDVERVCVRCVTCKKAKSKVKP; encoded by the coding sequence ATGTACGACAAGGAATTTGTGATTCATTCAGATCATGAGGTGTTAAAGCACATCAAAGGTCAGCACAAACAAGGCAAAcgccatgctaagtgggtagagtatTTAGAATCATTTCCCTATATCACCAAATacaaaaaaggtaaggaaaacatAGTGGCTGATGCTCTTTCGAGAAGCTATACACTCTTGTCATATTtggattctaaattgcttggttttgCATTGGTGAAAGATTTATATGCTACTAATGATGATTTTGGAGAATTATTTGTTGCATGTGAAAATGTGGCTGTTGATAAGTTTTATAGGTGCGAtggttttctttttaaagaaggaaaattGTGTGTACCGCGGAGTTCCGTACGAGAATTGTTAGTAAATGAGGTGCACATCAGAGGCCTCATGGGCCATTTCGATGTTGAAAAGACTTTAGCAACTCTTCAAGAGCATTTCTATTGGCCGAAAATGAAACGAGATGTTGAACGGGTTTGTGTGCGATGTGTGACGTGCAAGAAGGCCAAATCCAAGGTTAAGCCGTGA